In a genomic window of Holophagaceae bacterium:
- a CDS encoding YvcK family protein codes for MLVTAGRLFPSTTVPVTLCATDAEGRPWRRRNRRQRNQGAHPVHLAGARKPRNRCRKRCSPFCGADLILLAPGSLYTSTPPNLLIPELRRALQQTNALILYVANLMTESRRNHGVGLGGHLRAILDIGGVRPTAVLVNDSPPSPGGPGPLPGGRRSSDPAIGSGDRGHSRDR; via the coding sequence GTGCTGGTGACCGCGGGGCGGCTCTTTCCGTCCACCACCGTGCCTGTGACCCTTTGCGCCACGGATGCCGAAGGTCGTCCCTGGCGTCGGCGAAACCGCCGTCAACGAAACCAAGGCGCCCATCCGGTCCATCTGGCTGGAGCCCGGAAGCCCCGGAACCGCTGCCGGAAGCGATGCTCGCCATTCTGCGGGGCGGACCTGATCCTCCTGGCGCCGGGAAGCCTCTACACCTCCACCCCGCCGAACCTGTTGATTCCAGAATTGCGGCGCGCCCTCCAACAGACGAACGCCCTGATCCTGTACGTGGCCAACTTGATGACCGAAAGCCGGCGAAACCACGGGGTTGGACTTGGAGGCCACCTCCGGGCGATCCTGGACATCGGCGGCGTGCGGCCCACAGCGGTGCTGGTCAATGATTCCCCGCCTTCGCCTGGAGGTCCTGGCCCGCTACCTGGAGGAAGGCGGAGCTCCGATCCTGCCATCGGGTCCGGAGACCGCGGGCATTCCCGTGACCGCTAG
- a CDS encoding DUF4388 domain-containing protein, producing the protein MLGKILVNRNLISEAEIRRMVQTKTEESIYDTSLGRGDFRIPDNRLPDQKTMLISLEVTGIVLEGARRMDEWEGHPPDHQGRGCSAGAGFGSHRQNMLPLSPEDADVLFRLDERKTIAQLMQELRRSEFILSKHLHGNARARHLADHRSGRAPE; encoded by the coding sequence GTGCTCGGCAAGATCCTGGTGAACCGCAACCTCATCAGCGAGGCGGAAATCCGCCGGATGGTGCAGACCAAGACCGAAGAAAGCATCTACGACACCTCTCTGGGGCGTGGGGACTTTCGAATTCCCGACAACCGGCTGCCGGACCAGAAGACCATGCTCATCAGCCTGGAGGTCACGGGCATCGTGCTGGAAGGCGCCCGCCGGATGGATGAATGGGAAGGTCATCCGCCAGACCATCAAGGGCGAGGATGCAGTGCTGGGGCCGGTTTCGGAAGTCATCGCCAAAATATGCTGCCGCTCTCGCCGGAAGACGCCGATGTGCTGTTCCGCCTGGACGAGCGCAAGACCATCGCCCAGCTCATGCAGGAACTCCGCAGGTCGGAATTCATCCTCAGCAAGCATCTGCACGGAAATGCTCGAGCGCGGCATCTTGCGGACCATCGATCCGGGCGGGCACCTGAATGA
- a CDS encoding penicillin acylase family protein: MRHWLSILLFLPTCAGHATAPSETRRTVVFLGDSLTAGLGLPLEQSFPSLIEARLRAERRPWKVVNAGVSGDTTAGGLARLDWIYRQKVDVLVVALGQTTACADFPPSRPNRTCGDPPAGPQEGSACSWRASACRIISVPGPRPASRPSIRAWRRNSACRWCLSCSRCGHGTGIEPTGWHPSQRRGRAGWRTTSGRSWDRCSPARAEELHCTKAIVMGGTGAFMKWLKRIVLILGAALGLGALWAWWTIQRQLPDGAVPVIHGLANRVQVVFDARGVATIKAGSFQDAFRVQGYLSARERLFQMELQRRTADGLLAEIFGPSALPVDRIHRVYGFHQTADAASPQLPEDERDALEAFRDGVNAFIQSHPDRWGLEFQLLGINPGPGPPRIA; this comes from the coding sequence ATGCGCCATTGGCTGTCCATCCTGCTGTTCCTGCCCACCTGCGCGGGACATGCCACGGCTCCATCCGAAACCCGCCGCACGGTCGTGTTCCTGGGCGACAGCCTGACGGCGGGGCTGGGATTGCCGCTGGAACAGTCCTTTCCGTCCCTGATCGAAGCCCGCCTCCGGGCGGAACGGAGGCCCTGGAAGGTCGTGAACGCGGGTGTCTCCGGCGACACCACCGCCGGTGGATTGGCCAGGCTCGACTGGATCTACAGGCAGAAGGTGGATGTGCTGGTGGTGGCCTTGGGGCAAACGACGGCCTGCGCGGACTTCCCGCCGTCCAGACCGAACAGAACCTGCGGGGATCCTCCAGCGGGCCCGCAGGAAGGCTCCGCGTGCTCCTGGCGGGCATCCGCCTGCCGGATAATTTCGGTCCCCGGGCCCAGGCCCGCTTCGCGGCCATCTATCCGCGCCTGGCGGCGGAATTCCGCGTGCCGCTGGTGCCTTTCCTGCTCGAGGTGTGGCCATGGAACCGGGATTGAACCAACCGGATGGCATCCATCCCAACGCCGAGGGCGCGCCGGGTGGCGGACCACCTCTGGAAGAAGTTGGGACCGATGCTCTCCGGCCCGCGCTGAAGAGCTACACTGCACCAAAGCAATCGTAATGGGTGGAACTGGAGCCTTCATGAAGTGGTTGAAGCGGATCGTGCTGATCCTGGGTGCGGCCTTGGGGCTTGGAGCTCTCTGGGCCTGGTGGACCATCCAGCGCCAGCTCCCGGATGGCGCGGTTCCCGTGATCCATGGCCTCGCCAACCGCGTCCAGGTGGTGTTCGATGCGCGGGGAGTCGCGACCATCAAGGCTGGATCCTTCCAGGACGCCTTCCGCGTGCAGGGCTATCTGTCGGCCCGGGAACGCCTGTTCCAGATGGAATTGCAGCGTCGCACCGCCGACGGGCTGCTGGCCGAAATCTTCGGCCCCTCGGCCTTGCCGGTGGACCGGATCCACCGGGTCTATGGCTTCCACCAGACGGCCGATGCGGCTTCGCCCCAATTGCCCGAAGACGAACGGGACGCCTTGGAGGCCTTTCGAGACGGGGTCAACGCCTTCATCCAAAGCCATCCCGATCGGTGGGGACTTGAATTCCAGTTGCTCGGCATCAACCCCGGCCCTGGACCCCCGCGGATTGCCTGA
- a CDS encoding penicillin acylase family protein: protein MPVARHQPRPWTPADCLKGLLLMHEDLSSTWKTELRNEALKVLPEPQRRAIQPVATDWDQLIIPDVEAPRLDAELLFQAQPLFKSSKLPGLPKDGLGLSPSAGERDPSIGSNAWVVSGSRTASRKPILGNDPHLGLSSPGIWLPLRIEIGERHAEGVALPFLPGITLGRNQAIAWGFTNLGTDVQDLYREAPKGERIEDIPVKGRAAERLRVPLGAHGPQVRPGYSLKWTALDPANLRMPVTKLIRATDWDSFNAACDGFLGPAQNIVYADAEGHIGYRATGLVPLRKKGDDGSLPVDGNDPSNDWQGFVSQAEMPRVLDPAKGYLVTANQRILGSGFPYPVATRWASPVRAKRIAELIEAAGRLDHQGAERIQLDIASPEHREFMNLATQALDAGWRTEFQGWDGLAEAGSRKFLEADLLKKHFRAQLLSRLLRGTGWDADNFSSDTDDALLREALKADQDAWTRAGLGDKQEALSEAARLARKQLEAGPRTWGESNRLAIQNPLGRAGGVLGWAYNPPRVGQKGANHSVRVAKPGFGQSMRLIVDWGDADATTLVVPLGVSGHLGSSHRHDQLKHWREGDPAGQATRLKQAERGSGLVFPN from the coding sequence ATTCCAGTTGCTCGGCATCAACCCCGGCCCTGGACCCCCGCGGATTGCCTGAAGGGCCTGCTGCTGATGCACGAGGATCTCTCCAGCACCTGGAAGACGGAGCTGCGCAACGAAGCCTTGAAAGTCCTGCCTGAACCCCAGCGGCGCGCGATCCAGCCCGTGGCGACGGATTGGGACCAACTCATCATTCCGGATGTGGAAGCGCCGCGCCTGGATGCGGAGCTGCTCTTCCAGGCCCAGCCGCTGTTCAAATCCTCGAAGCTGCCCGGCTTGCCCAAGGATGGGCTCGGCCTCAGCCCATCCGCCGGAGAACGCGATCCCTCCATCGGCTCCAATGCCTGGGTGGTGAGCGGGAGCCGCACCGCGAGCAGGAAGCCGATCCTCGGGAACGATCCCCACCTGGGGCTTTCGAGTCCCGGCATCTGGCTGCCCCTGCGCATCGAAATCGGCGAGCGGCACGCAGAGGGCGTGGCGCTGCCCTTCCTGCCGGGCATCACCCTGGGCCGCAACCAGGCCATCGCCTGGGGATTCACGAATCTGGGCACCGACGTCCAGGATCTCTACCGGGAAGCTCCGAAGGGTGAGCGCATCGAGGACATCCCCGTCAAAGGCCGGGCGGCCGAGCGGTTGCGGGTGCCCTTGGGCGCCCACGGGCCACAGGTGCGGCCGGGCTACAGCCTGAAATGGACCGCCCTGGATCCCGCGAATCTGCGGATGCCCGTCACGAAGCTGATCCGCGCCACGGATTGGGACAGCTTCAACGCCGCCTGCGATGGGTTCCTGGGTCCCGCGCAGAACATCGTCTATGCCGACGCGGAGGGCCACATCGGCTACCGCGCGACTGGTCTCGTGCCCCTCCGGAAGAAGGGCGACGATGGTTCCCTTCCGGTGGACGGCAACGACCCCAGCAACGATTGGCAGGGCTTCGTGAGCCAGGCGGAAATGCCCCGTGTGCTGGATCCGGCCAAGGGCTACCTGGTGACCGCCAACCAAAGGATATTGGGCAGCGGTTTTCCGTATCCGGTCGCCACGCGCTGGGCGAGCCCCGTCAGGGCCAAGCGCATCGCAGAGCTGATCGAAGCCGCGGGCAGGCTGGATCATCAAGGCGCCGAGCGCATCCAGCTGGACATCGCCTCGCCTGAACATCGTGAATTCATGAATCTGGCAACGCAGGCCCTGGACGCGGGCTGGCGGACCGAATTCCAGGGATGGGATGGCCTGGCGGAGGCCGGCTCAAGAAAATTCCTGGAGGCCGATCTGCTGAAGAAGCATTTCCGGGCCCAGTTGCTGAGCCGCCTGCTGCGGGGCACCGGGTGGGACGCGGACAATTTCAGTTCGGACACCGACGACGCCTTGCTGCGGGAAGCCCTGAAAGCGGATCAGGATGCCTGGACCCGCGCAGGCCTTGGCGACAAACAGGAAGCCCTGTCGGAAGCCGCCCGCCTCGCCAGGAAACAGCTGGAGGCGGGCCCCAGGACCTGGGGGGAATCCAACCGCCTGGCCATCCAGAATCCCCTGGGCCGGGCGGGCGGCGTGCTGGGCTGGGCCTACAATCCGCCCCGGGTCGGCCAGAAAGGCGCGAACCACAGCGTCCGCGTCGCCAAGCCGGGATTCGGCCAAAGCATGCGCCTGATCGTGGATTGGGGAGATGCCGACGCCACCACGCTGGTGGTTCCACTGGGCGTGAGCGGCCACCTGGGTTCCAGCCACCGCCACGACCAACTGAAACACTGGCGCGAGGGCGATCCTGCCGGCCAGGCGACCCGGCTCAAGCAGGCAGAACGCGGCAGCGGGCTTGTGTTCCCGAATTGA
- a CDS encoding cytochrome-c peroxidase, whose translation MKKSLLLPTLLSVVLLSACGGRQEDRASEDGLLRSKLEKAGVRALQTPAQAPQKVALGKALMFDKILSGNMDISCATCHHPAAHTADALSVSIGTGGAGLGANRENGPGRNFIPRNAPEVFNRGAGDFNVLFWDGRVSGTAQTRFDHAGGPKASAGTGKCAGSPGDVPGHFPRRDAGQRGRDPGGRPAQRTGGPGRQRFLRDLEWPDGASDGHTGICAAVLGRLSGCAPSPVGIPTCFQRHRSFRSQRLGNGG comes from the coding sequence ATGAAGAAATCCCTACTGCTGCCTACACTGCTTTCCGTGGTCCTGTTGTCAGCCTGCGGCGGCCGCCAGGAAGACCGCGCCTCCGAGGATGGGCTGCTCCGCTCCAAGCTGGAGAAGGCCGGGGTCCGGGCCCTCCAGACGCCCGCCCAGGCTCCGCAAAAAGTCGCTTTGGGGAAGGCCCTGATGTTCGACAAGATCCTGAGCGGCAACATGGACATCTCCTGCGCCACTTGCCATCACCCGGCCGCGCACACCGCGGACGCGCTCAGCGTCTCCATCGGCACCGGCGGCGCCGGGCTGGGGGCGAACCGGGAAAATGGACCCGGCCGGAATTTCATTCCCCGTAATGCGCCCGAGGTGTTCAACCGCGGCGCCGGCGATTTCAACGTCCTCTTCTGGGATGGCCGGGTCAGCGGCACCGCCCAAACCCGGTTTGACCACGCCGGCGGGCCCAAAGCTTCTGCCGGGACTGGAAAATGCGCTGGCAGCCCAGGCGATGTTCCCGGTCACTTCCCGCGACGAGATGCGGGGCAGCGCGGGAGAGACCCGGGTGGACGGCCAGCCCAACGAACTGGCGGCCCTGGCCGACAGCGATTTCTCCGGGATCTGGAATGGCCTGATGGCGCGTCTGATGGCCATACCGGAATATGTGCGGCTGTTCTCGGCCGCCTATCCGGCTGTGCCCCAAGCCCAGTGGGGATTCCAACATGCTTCCAACGCCATCGGAGCTTTCGAAGCCAGCGTCTGGGCAATGGCGGATAG
- a CDS encoding SRPBCC family protein, giving the protein MIIAQHTLETTATPENIWALWADVARYPEWDGGTEWARLDGGFKAGNHGELKPVGGRAAAFTITEMVEGRSFSDLIGLPFARLRFHHSMEPTGMGARLTHRIEVEGLLAWIWARRLGPAFRTDLPASMRKLARLAERPEGR; this is encoded by the coding sequence ATGATCATCGCGCAGCACACCCTTGAAACGACGGCCACACCCGAAAACATCTGGGCGCTATGGGCGGATGTGGCTCGCTACCCGGAGTGGGATGGCGGGACCGAATGGGCCAGGCTGGATGGTGGATTCAAGGCGGGTAACCACGGCGAACTGAAGCCGGTGGGCGGCCGGGCCGCAGCCTTCACCATCACCGAGATGGTGGAAGGGCGGTCCTTCTCCGACCTCATAGGGCTGCCCTTCGCTCGGCTGCGGTTCCACCACTCGATGGAACCGACCGGCATGGGCGCCCGGCTGACCCACCGCATCGAGGTGGAAGGCCTTCTCGCCTGGATCTGGGCACGCAGGTTGGGACCGGCGTTCCGGACGGACCTTCCGGCCTCCATGCGGAAACTGGCGCGGCTGGCCGAGCGGCCCGAAGGCCGCTGA